A genome region from Triticum aestivum cultivar Chinese Spring chromosome 2B, IWGSC CS RefSeq v2.1, whole genome shotgun sequence includes the following:
- the LOC123042591 gene encoding protein FLOWERINGUS T-like encodes MASRDPLIVGRIVRDVVDYFDMAAQLRVLYNNREITNGFELRPSQVENQPTVRITGRRGSFYTLVMVDPDVPSPTNPSQREYLHWMVTDIPDGGDVSRGTEVVAYEKPQPTAGIHRVAFVVFRQTVRQAIYAPGWRSNFITRDLAECYGLGAPVAAAYFNCQREGSCGGRRYR; translated from the exons ATGGCGTCGAGGGATCCGCTGATCGTGGGGAGGATCGTCCGCGACGTGGTCGATTACTTCGACATGGCGGCGCAGCTCAGGGTGCTTTACAACAACCGCGAGATCACCAACGGGTTCGAGCTGAGGCCGTCGCAGGTGGAGAACCAGCCGACGGTGCGGATCACTGGACGCCGCGGATCATTCTACACGCTG GTGATGGTCGACCCTGATGTACCCAGCCCAACCAACCCTTCCCAACGGGAGTACCTCCATTG GATGGTGACAGACATACCAGACGGAGGTGACGTGAGCCGTG GAACTGAGGTGGTGGCGTACGAGAAGCCGCAGCCGACGGCGGGGATCCACCGCGTGGCATTCGTGGTGTTCCGGCAGACGGTGCGGCAGGCCATCTACGCGCCAGGGTGGCGCTCCAACTTCATCACCAGGGATCTGGCCGAGTGCTACGGCCTCGgcgctccggtcgccgccgcctaCTTCAACTGCCAGAGGGAGGGTAGCTGCGGTGGCCGGAGGTACCGGTGA